One genomic window of Erinaceus europaeus chromosome 7, mEriEur2.1, whole genome shotgun sequence includes the following:
- the LOC132539240 gene encoding basic salivary proline-rich protein 2-like, with protein sequence MVLIRINQLVIWAAQALPQLGARGGGWSLQPGRVGRGRGVQGRSTFNGQELPKSFKIGECSPPRLRGVPSARTRAPRQQGSPPIRAYEETFRPRLHLTPHRPSTPPHARQAARPAPARPGRRGPRGGGAHQSKGYRNWGGGRRVRETRGKPWVGAHSLLPGPETPVPAARAFRSTREPSGPRTVRSLGAAVPPGRPPPPGAPKGASGRPGRGRRGDPARGLTGAPLRPTPLLRPAQAASLAPLRPWQDPRPPTLRGDPWAPPSPPQPPSSRHRTGLSHPFILRPGPGAGRRIPGLTQEGRAAGAAQEEAAASYSTTTGTART encoded by the exons ATGGTTCTTATCAGGATAAATCAACTAGTGATCT GGGCAGCGCAGGCCCTCCCGCAGCTGGGGGCTCGGGGAGGGGGCTGGAGTCTGCAGCCCGGGCGGGTGGGGCGCGGGCGGGGGGTGCAGGGGCGCAGTACCTTCAATGGCCAGGAACTGCCAAAGAGTTTCAAAATAGGCGAGTGCTCTCCCCCACGCCTCCGGGGGGTCCCGAGCGCTAGGACCCGGGCTCCCCGACAGCAGGGCAGCCCCCCAATTCGGGCCTACGAGGAAACTTTCCGGCCGCGGTTGCACCTGACTCCTCAccgcccctccaccccaccccacgcccGCCAGgctgcccgccccgccccggcccggcccggccgccGGGGGCCCAGAGGAGGGGGTGCACACCAATCCAAGGGTTACcggaattggggtggggggaggcgtgTACGAGAGACCCGTGGGAAACCATGGGTGGGCGCCCATTCCCTACTCCCAGGCCCGGAAACCCCTGTCCCGGCAGCCCGGGCCTTCCGCTCCACCCGGGAGCCCTCGGGCCCGCGCACGGTTCGCTCCCTCGGCGCCGCCGTCCCGCCcggccgcccgccgccgcccggAGCCCCGAAGGGGGCATCGGGACGTCCGGGGCGCGGCCGCCGCGGAGACCCGGCTCGAGGCCTAACCGGCGCCCCCCTCCGCCCCACACCCCTCCTCCGGCCCGCGCAGGCCGCGTCGCTCGCCCCGCTCCGACCGTGGCAGGACCCTCGCCCGCCCACCCTCCGTGGTGACCCGTGGGCGCCCCCGAGCCCCCCACAGCCCCCCAGTTCCCGCCACCGCACCGGCCTCTCTCACCCTTTCATTCTCCGCCCGGGGCCTGGCGCGGGCCGGCGAATCCCCGGCCTCAC CCAAGAAGGCAGGGCTGCCGGCGCTGCACAAGAAGAGGCAGCAGCCTCCTACAGCACCACTACAGGCACTGCGAGGACATAA